A section of the Solitalea canadensis DSM 3403 genome encodes:
- a CDS encoding GNAT family N-acetyltransferase: MNNAPILFESDRLLFREFTPEDARGMFELNLAPEVLKFTGDAPFNSIDEARSFITNYTQYQDRGYGRWTVLLKDTNEYLGWCGLKYIPEYMDIDLGYRFLRKYWGQGMATEASKATLSYGFNHLNMDRIVGRAHVDNHASIRVLEKAGLSFEKEMEYDIGPTVQYVKLK; the protein is encoded by the coding sequence ATGAACAACGCTCCAATCCTTTTTGAATCCGATCGTTTATTATTCAGAGAATTTACACCTGAAGACGCTCGAGGAATGTTTGAGTTGAATCTAGCTCCGGAAGTTTTAAAATTTACCGGCGACGCTCCTTTTAATTCAATCGATGAAGCCCGATCATTTATTACAAATTATACCCAATACCAGGACCGTGGCTACGGACGCTGGACTGTCTTATTAAAAGATACCAATGAGTACCTTGGTTGGTGCGGGTTAAAGTACATTCCGGAATACATGGATATTGATTTAGGATACCGCTTTTTAAGAAAATATTGGGGTCAAGGCATGGCTACTGAAGCAAGTAAAGCTACACTTAGTTATGGTTTCAACCACCTTAATATGGATCGAATTGTGGGTCGCGCCCATGTTGACAATCATGCATCGATCAGAGTACTTGAAAAAGCAGGATTATCTTTCGAGAAAGAAATGGAATATGATATTGGACCAACAGTTCAATATGTAAAACTAAAGTAA
- the asnS gene encoding asparagine--tRNA ligase: protein MVKRTRIKEVLESTAFGSEVTIKGWVRTFRNNQFIALNDGSTINNIQAVVDFNNTDESLLKRITTGAAVSVTGELIESLGKGQKVEVKVKSIEILGDCDPEEYPIQPKKHSLEFLRENAHLRFRTNTFGAVFRVRHALAFAVHEFFNQKGFVYMHTPILTASDAEGAGEMFKVTTFDIGNPPRNEEGEIDYKQDFFGRATNLTVSGQLEGELAAMAFGEIYTFGPTFRAENSNTTRHLAEFWMIEPEMAFYDLVDNMNLAEEFIKYVIGYVLKNNREDLEFLGQRLAEEEKQKPQNERSELGLIEKLEFVTNNDFERITYTEAIDILKNSKQNKNKKFQYIIEEWGADLQSEHERYLVEKHFKKPVILTDYPKDIKSFYMRLNEDGKTVRAMDILVPGIGELVGGSQREERLDKLTARMKDMGIPAEELWWYLDTRRFGSAEHAGFGLGFERLVLFTTGMTNIRDVIAFPRTPKNAEF from the coding sequence ATGGTAAAAAGAACACGCATCAAAGAAGTCCTTGAATCCACAGCTTTTGGATCGGAGGTGACTATCAAAGGTTGGGTGCGCACTTTCCGCAACAACCAATTCATCGCGCTCAATGACGGGTCGACTATTAATAATATACAAGCTGTTGTTGATTTTAATAATACCGATGAATCGTTGCTGAAACGCATTACCACCGGTGCGGCTGTTTCTGTTACTGGCGAATTAATTGAATCGCTTGGCAAAGGCCAAAAGGTAGAGGTTAAGGTAAAGAGTATTGAAATTTTAGGTGATTGTGATCCGGAAGAATATCCTATCCAACCTAAAAAACACAGCCTGGAGTTTTTACGTGAAAATGCCCACTTACGTTTCCGTACTAATACTTTTGGTGCAGTTTTTCGTGTACGTCATGCTTTAGCATTTGCTGTTCATGAATTCTTTAACCAAAAAGGATTTGTGTACATGCACACTCCTATCCTAACGGCTTCAGACGCCGAAGGAGCTGGTGAAATGTTCAAAGTAACTACTTTTGATATTGGAAATCCACCACGCAACGAAGAAGGAGAAATCGATTATAAACAAGATTTCTTTGGACGCGCGACCAATTTAACCGTTTCTGGTCAGTTAGAGGGAGAATTAGCCGCTATGGCATTCGGAGAAATCTACACTTTCGGTCCTACTTTCCGTGCAGAAAATTCAAATACTACCCGCCACTTAGCGGAGTTTTGGATGATTGAGCCTGAAATGGCGTTTTATGATTTAGTTGATAACATGAACCTTGCAGAAGAGTTCATTAAATATGTTATTGGCTATGTACTTAAAAACAACCGTGAAGATTTAGAATTCCTTGGACAACGTTTGGCTGAAGAGGAAAAACAAAAACCTCAAAACGAACGTAGCGAATTAGGTTTGATCGAAAAATTAGAGTTTGTTACCAACAACGATTTCGAGCGTATTACTTATACAGAAGCGATCGATATTCTGAAGAACTCTAAACAAAATAAAAACAAAAAATTCCAGTACATCATAGAAGAATGGGGAGCAGATCTTCAATCGGAGCATGAGCGTTACCTGGTAGAAAAGCATTTCAAAAAACCGGTAATTCTTACTGATTATCCTAAAGACATTAAGTCGTTCTACATGCGCTTAAATGAAGACGGTAAAACGGTAAGAGCAATGGATATATTGGTTCCTGGAATTGGCGAGCTAGTTGGAGGTTCTCAACGTGAAGAGCGTTTAGATAAACTCACAGCCCGCATGAAAGATATGGGTATACCTGCAGAAGAATTATGGTGGTATTTAGATACACGTAGATTCGGTAGTGCTGAGCACGCAGGCTTTGGTTTAGGATTTGAGCGTTTGGTATTATTTACTACAGGAATGACAAACATCCGTGACGTAATTGCCTTCCCTCGTACACCTAAAAATGCAGAGTTTTAA
- a CDS encoding ATP-grasp domain-containing protein produces the protein MQTNLLLTGASLPQTERFYTVLNSAHKIYLSDSLALSGDTFIQIPLSDDGAFAHKILKICLDHDIKVVVPQLKQELEALASAKTLFSEYGIAVLCPSKNILDLLNDKSRLYNRLESEGFAVPAISKLDKFDSFVSTMLKLGYPSKKIKVEPISKRLNSDFRIVDDSVDAYSSLFPNLQNPLISYTQLSKLLSADNFPELLLSVCIDGALQSQIGYYEKGTCKTNTYEDPEPLNMILMQLSSSIADVLNLNGSYQLDFVQTEAGFYFTDLKWMMEEEYLLVSIKNELAQLD, from the coding sequence ATGCAAACCAACTTATTACTTACCGGGGCCTCATTGCCCCAAACAGAAAGATTTTATACGGTGCTTAATTCAGCACATAAGATATACCTTTCCGATTCATTAGCACTATCAGGAGATACATTTATACAAATCCCATTATCGGATGATGGGGCATTCGCTCATAAGATTCTGAAAATCTGTCTGGATCATGATATAAAAGTGGTTGTTCCTCAATTAAAACAAGAACTGGAAGCTTTAGCATCTGCTAAAACACTGTTTTCAGAATATGGAATAGCCGTCTTATGTCCATCAAAAAATATTCTTGACTTACTTAATGATAAATCCAGGTTGTACAATAGACTAGAGTCAGAGGGCTTTGCAGTTCCTGCTATTAGTAAGCTCGACAAGTTTGATTCTTTTGTTTCAACAATGCTAAAACTGGGATACCCATCAAAAAAGATTAAGGTAGAACCTATTTCGAAAAGATTGAATAGCGATTTTAGAATAGTTGATGATAGTGTTGATGCTTACAGTTCCCTATTTCCAAATTTGCAAAATCCGTTAATATCGTATACTCAATTGTCGAAATTGCTATCAGCTGATAACTTTCCTGAGTTATTATTATCAGTATGCATTGATGGTGCATTACAATCACAGATCGGTTATTATGAAAAGGGTACTTGCAAAACAAATACGTACGAAGATCCGGAGCCACTGAACATGATCTTAATGCAGTTGTCATCTTCCATTGCTGACGTTTTAAATTTAAATGGAAGTTATCAGTTAGATTTTGTTCAAACGGAGGCAGGTTTTTATTTTACCGATTTAAAATGGATGATGGAGGAGGAATACCTCTTAGTATCTATAAAGAATGAATTAGCACAATTGGATTAA
- a CDS encoding DUF3817 domain-containing protein, giving the protein MIKKYGQSLIGRFRAIAFLEGVSFLLLMFIAMPIKYLLDYPQVVKVCGWFHGLLFIAYILLLIQVVIEYQWKFGRSFWAFIASLLPFGTFVLDHKVLSKEHELVQRS; this is encoded by the coding sequence ATGATTAAAAAATACGGACAAAGCCTGATCGGTCGATTCAGAGCAATTGCTTTCTTAGAAGGAGTTTCATTCCTGTTATTGATGTTTATCGCAATGCCAATTAAATACCTTTTGGATTACCCGCAAGTAGTTAAAGTTTGCGGTTGGTTCCATGGATTATTATTTATTGCTTATATTTTACTATTGATTCAAGTAGTTATTGAATATCAATGGAAATTCGGGCGTTCGTTTTGGGCATTCATTGCTTCATTATTGCCATTTGGCACGTTTGTATTAGATCACAAAGTGCTAAGCAAGGAGCATGAGTTAGTTCAGAGATCATAG
- a CDS encoding HAD hydrolase-like protein — MQQIIDKYPSKTTFVFDLDNTIFPSKDYDLQVYYLFGEFMEYTQPGIQEGKRILNYLAQKQGTTDRAELIDATIDHFAMDPMFKENFERLFRIARVPLKLLMYQQTLEFMQTLVADRKRLFILTAGDPEEQLNKIKQIEWNGLEKYLTVYFTEESEDKSVKTTLDKLSKEYNLTNDEMLLVGNESFKVSGIDLLLVGDLVKI, encoded by the coding sequence ATGCAGCAGATTATTGATAAATATCCTTCTAAAACAACCTTTGTTTTCGATTTAGACAATACTATATTTCCTTCCAAAGATTATGACCTGCAGGTTTATTACCTGTTTGGTGAGTTTATGGAATACACCCAACCGGGAATACAGGAAGGCAAGCGAATTTTAAATTACCTGGCGCAAAAGCAGGGCACCACAGATCGTGCGGAGTTGATCGATGCAACCATTGATCACTTTGCTATGGATCCAATGTTCAAAGAGAATTTTGAACGATTGTTTCGTATTGCCCGAGTTCCTCTTAAGTTGTTAATGTACCAGCAAACACTGGAGTTTATGCAAACATTAGTAGCGGACCGCAAGCGATTGTTTATTCTTACTGCCGGTGATCCGGAGGAACAGCTAAATAAAATTAAGCAGATCGAATGGAATGGACTCGAAAAGTATTTAACAGTTTATTTTACCGAAGAATCGGAAGATAAATCAGTTAAAACAACGCTTGATAAATTATCGAAAGAATATAATTTAACCAATGACGAGATGCTGCTTGTTGGCAATGAGTCATTCAAGGTTAGCGGTATAGATCTGTTACTTGTAGGAGATCTGGTAAAAATTTAA
- a CDS encoding ABC transporter ATP-binding protein has product MLKAQNLHKSYGKLEILKGVDLHVKTGEVVSIVGASGAGKSTLLHIVGTLDNADNGSLIIDNIDVSKLNSRKISEFRNQKIGFIFQFHHLLPEFTALENVCIPAFIAKQSRKEAEKYAHELLELLGLSHRLQHKPTELSGGEQQRVAVARALINKPAILLADEPSGNLDSANAKELHQLFFDLRDRFNQTIVVVTHNEELAGMADRELLMKDGKIVYSHETVIDQ; this is encoded by the coding sequence ATGCTAAAAGCGCAAAATCTTCATAAATCTTACGGAAAGTTAGAGATATTAAAAGGCGTTGATCTTCATGTAAAAACAGGAGAGGTTGTATCAATTGTAGGGGCATCTGGTGCTGGTAAAAGTACATTACTGCATATTGTTGGTACACTTGATAATGCCGATAATGGTTCTTTAATTATTGATAACATTGATGTTTCAAAACTGAATTCAAGGAAAATCAGTGAATTTAGGAATCAAAAAATCGGTTTTATCTTCCAGTTTCATCACCTTTTACCAGAATTTACGGCACTTGAGAATGTGTGTATTCCGGCATTTATAGCCAAACAATCTCGCAAAGAAGCCGAAAAATATGCACATGAATTACTTGAATTACTAGGTTTAAGTCATCGCTTACAACATAAGCCAACGGAACTTTCAGGAGGAGAACAACAACGAGTGGCTGTTGCCCGTGCATTAATCAATAAGCCAGCTATTTTACTTGCTGACGAACCTTCCGGTAACCTTGATTCTGCAAATGCAAAAGAACTTCATCAGTTATTTTTTGATTTAAGGGATCGCTTTAACCAAACAATTGTAGTAGTAACACACAACGAAGAATTAGCCGGTATGGCCGACCGTGAGTTGCTAATGAAAGATGGGAAAATTGTTTATTCGCATGAAACAGTAATTGATCAATAA
- a CDS encoding DUF5916 domain-containing protein has protein sequence MYSQKTLSPGDIPKKTLQALRVEKAPRIDGVLDEEIWLRAIPATDFIQTQPTENTKASFATEVRIAYDNTAIYIAALMHDPSPDSILHEFTKRDENGNADEVYFSFDTYFNQQNAVTFGVSAAGIQIDERIGTSSATNNNNNTGRVFDVVWDSYVKINDKGWVAELRIPYSALRFPKSKDQKWGLEIQRNIRRTREQDLWQYIPQNTQNSIPYYGILEGITDVEPPLRLSFTPYLGTTFSHFPLNTAGKNNLSKSYNAGMDFKLGLNENFTLDATLAPDFGQVASDNRILNLSAFETEFAEQRPFFKEGMELFTLGGLFYPRRIGAQPRKFYEVDDMEDNEGVRIIENPAQSQMLNATKISGRTQKGLGIGLFNAITNSMYAVVEDNKGNRKEIRTEPLTNYNIIAIDQTLPHNSSVSFINTNVNRFDVRDDANVTGLGFKLGTKSNKYQIDGFGAYSHKTLPDDSISNGYRYAVNVAKISGNFKFRLTQLVESDKYNPNDLGLLFSANEFTHSFFTSYEQFKPKNKNVQNWGLYSFNQYSNTYKTKEFQYFLTNLEYDILFKSRFFSFFFVEYKSDFNDFYEARTPGRVYKGPGYIGGIVGISTDYRKRLAADARIAYFDTHEFDMPYYEFKLFPRFRFNDHLSVFYEFIYSDDYSRGYAGKSDDEQSIYFGDRKIYTYTNALTGQYVFNQNMSLNLKARHYWSTVNYLKFFDLTNDGYITPNQSGYSTDNQNVNFFNIDMVYTWRFAPGSDVVLVYKQAIEKNDAIQSTSFFRNFGNVMRADKLNTVSLKVLYFLDYQSLKKKHKVKA, from the coding sequence GTGTATTCGCAAAAAACGTTGTCGCCTGGTGATATACCTAAAAAAACGCTTCAGGCGTTGAGAGTTGAAAAAGCACCAAGAATTGATGGCGTTTTGGACGAAGAAATTTGGCTCAGAGCCATACCGGCTACTGATTTTATTCAAACACAGCCTACTGAAAATACTAAAGCTTCCTTTGCTACCGAAGTTCGTATTGCCTATGATAATACAGCGATTTACATTGCAGCCTTGATGCATGATCCATCACCAGATAGTATCCTTCATGAGTTTACTAAAAGAGATGAAAATGGCAATGCTGATGAAGTTTATTTTTCGTTTGATACTTATTTTAATCAGCAGAATGCGGTAACATTTGGTGTTTCTGCGGCCGGAATACAGATAGATGAGCGAATTGGGACCTCAAGCGCTACCAATAATAATAATAACACGGGAAGGGTGTTTGATGTTGTTTGGGACAGTTATGTAAAGATTAATGATAAAGGCTGGGTGGCCGAATTACGGATTCCTTATTCAGCATTGCGCTTTCCTAAAAGTAAAGACCAGAAATGGGGCTTGGAGATTCAGCGTAATATTCGTCGTACGCGTGAACAGGATTTATGGCAGTACATTCCTCAGAATACACAAAACAGTATACCTTATTATGGAATTCTGGAAGGGATCACTGATGTTGAACCTCCGCTTCGTTTATCTTTTACTCCTTATCTGGGAACTACATTCAGCCATTTTCCACTAAATACTGCTGGTAAAAATAACCTGAGTAAGTCTTATAATGCAGGAATGGATTTTAAGTTGGGCTTAAATGAAAACTTTACGTTGGATGCAACATTAGCCCCTGATTTCGGACAAGTTGCTTCGGATAATAGGATATTAAATTTATCAGCGTTTGAAACGGAGTTTGCCGAACAACGACCTTTTTTTAAGGAAGGGATGGAGTTGTTTACGCTTGGCGGGTTATTTTATCCGCGAAGGATTGGAGCCCAACCGCGTAAGTTTTATGAAGTGGATGATATGGAAGATAATGAAGGGGTAAGAATCATTGAAAATCCGGCTCAATCGCAAATGTTAAATGCAACCAAGATATCTGGTCGTACTCAGAAAGGATTGGGAATAGGTTTGTTTAACGCAATTACCAATTCAATGTATGCGGTGGTGGAAGATAATAAAGGAAACAGAAAGGAAATCAGAACCGAACCATTGACCAATTATAATATCATTGCAATTGATCAGACGTTGCCTCATAATTCGTCGGTTAGTTTTATTAATACAAATGTTAATCGTTTTGATGTTCGTGATGATGCTAATGTTACTGGTTTAGGCTTTAAGCTGGGTACAAAAAGTAATAAATACCAGATCGATGGTTTTGGGGCCTACAGTCATAAAACATTGCCTGATGATAGTATTAGCAATGGTTATCGGTATGCTGTAAATGTGGCTAAGATTTCAGGTAATTTTAAATTTAGACTTACCCAACTGGTTGAAAGTGATAAATACAATCCGAACGACTTGGGGCTTTTATTTAGTGCCAATGAGTTTACGCATTCATTTTTTACTTCCTATGAACAGTTTAAGCCTAAAAATAAGAATGTGCAAAACTGGGGCTTATACAGTTTTAATCAATATTCAAACACGTACAAAACAAAGGAGTTTCAATACTTTCTGACTAATCTTGAATATGACATTCTGTTTAAAAGTCGGTTCTTCTCGTTTTTCTTTGTTGAATACAAATCTGATTTTAATGATTTTTATGAGGCACGCACTCCGGGAAGAGTTTATAAAGGTCCGGGTTATATAGGTGGAATTGTCGGAATATCAACAGATTATCGTAAGCGTTTGGCTGCTGATGCAAGAATTGCTTATTTCGATACGCACGAATTTGATATGCCTTATTATGAATTTAAGCTATTTCCTCGCTTTCGTTTTAATGATCATTTATCAGTGTTTTATGAATTTATTTACAGTGATGATTATAGCAGGGGATATGCAGGTAAAAGCGATGATGAACAATCAATCTATTTTGGTGATCGGAAAATTTATACTTATACCAATGCTTTAACCGGACAATACGTATTTAATCAGAATATGTCCCTTAATCTGAAAGCTCGTCATTATTGGTCGACTGTCAATTATTTGAAGTTCTTCGATTTAACTAATGATGGTTACATAACGCCTAATCAAAGTGGTTATTCTACCGATAATCAAAATGTAAATTTCTTTAACATTGACATGGTTTATACCTGGCGTTTTGCTCCGGGTAGTGATGTGGTATTGGTTTATAAACAAGCAATTGAGAAAAATGATGCGATACAGTCGACTAGTTTTTTCAGGAACTTTGGAAATGTAATGAGAGCTGATAAATTGAATACGGTAAGCTTAAAAGTACTTTATTTTCTCGATTACCAGAGCTTAAAGAAAAAACATAAAGTCAAAGCCTGA
- a CDS encoding L-threonylcarbamoyladenylate synthase: MLLKIYPENPNPRAIEQVVECLKKGGVIIYPTDTVYGLGCDITNQKAIERVCQIRGLKPEKANLSFICYDLSHLSNYTKPVDTTLFRVLKSHLPGPFTFIFNASGQVPKLLNSKKKTVGIRVPDNNIAREIVNQLGNPIVSTSIHDDDEILEYSTDPELIYEKYQDLVDIVIDGGYGGNEASTVVDCTDGEMEIVRQGKGILSI; this comes from the coding sequence ATGTTATTAAAAATCTATCCTGAAAATCCAAATCCCAGAGCAATTGAACAAGTAGTTGAATGCTTAAAAAAAGGCGGTGTTATTATTTACCCTACAGATACTGTATATGGGCTGGGCTGTGATATTACAAATCAAAAAGCGATTGAACGAGTTTGCCAGATAAGGGGACTAAAGCCTGAAAAAGCTAATTTATCCTTTATCTGTTATGATCTCAGTCATTTGAGTAATTACACCAAACCGGTTGACACAACGCTGTTCAGAGTACTAAAAAGCCATTTGCCGGGACCTTTTACTTTTATATTCAATGCCAGCGGCCAGGTCCCTAAACTTTTAAATAGTAAAAAGAAAACGGTTGGTATTCGCGTTCCGGATAACAACATAGCTCGTGAAATCGTCAATCAGCTTGGAAACCCGATTGTTTCAACTTCAATTCATGATGACGACGAAATTTTGGAATATTCAACAGATCCAGAGCTTATTTATGAGAAATACCAGGATTTAGTTGATATCGTTATCGATGGAGGATATGGAGGCAATGAAGCCTCAACAGTAGTAGATTGCACTGACGGAGAGATGGAGATTGTTCGTCAGGGTAAGGGAATTTTATCCATTTAA
- the sucC gene encoding ADP-forming succinate--CoA ligase subunit beta, whose protein sequence is MNIHEYQGKSILKSFGVRIQEGIVADTPEQAVEAAKQLQAETGTGWWVVKAQIHAGGRGKGGGVKLAKSLDDVKSLSEQIIGMQLITPQTGPQGKKVNKVLIAQDVYYPGESKTSEFYMSVLLDRAKGRNIIMYSTEGGMDIEEVAEHTPEKIFKEEIDPKVGLQGFQARKIAFNLGLSGDAHKDMVKFVAALYKAYEATDSSMFEINPVLKTSDNKILAVDAKVNLDENALYRHADIAAMRDESEEDPTEVEAGKSSLNYVKLDGNVGCMVNGAGLAMATMDIIKLAGGEPANFLDVGGTASAKTVEAAFHIILKDPNVKAILINIFGGIVRCDRVAQGVIDAYQNIGNIPVPIIVRLQGTNAVEAKKLIDESGLKVYSAIQLKDAAELVTKVLA, encoded by the coding sequence ATGAACATTCACGAATACCAGGGGAAATCCATTCTGAAGAGTTTTGGAGTTCGAATTCAGGAAGGCATCGTAGCCGATACTCCTGAACAAGCCGTTGAAGCAGCAAAACAATTACAAGCCGAAACCGGTACAGGCTGGTGGGTTGTTAAAGCCCAAATCCATGCCGGAGGCCGCGGTAAAGGCGGAGGTGTTAAGTTGGCTAAATCGCTAGATGATGTTAAATCACTGTCTGAACAAATTATCGGAATGCAGTTGATTACTCCTCAAACCGGTCCTCAGGGTAAAAAAGTAAATAAGGTGTTAATTGCGCAGGATGTTTATTACCCTGGCGAAAGCAAAACCTCAGAGTTTTACATGAGTGTTTTGTTAGATCGCGCTAAAGGTCGTAACATCATCATGTATTCTACCGAAGGTGGTATGGATATCGAAGAAGTGGCTGAACACACGCCTGAGAAAATCTTCAAAGAAGAAATCGATCCTAAAGTAGGTTTACAAGGTTTCCAAGCTCGTAAAATTGCTTTCAACTTAGGTTTAAGCGGTGATGCTCACAAAGACATGGTTAAGTTTGTTGCTGCTTTATATAAAGCTTACGAGGCAACAGATTCATCAATGTTTGAGATCAACCCTGTTCTTAAAACCTCTGATAATAAAATCTTAGCTGTTGACGCTAAAGTAAATCTTGACGAGAACGCATTGTACCGTCATGCTGATATCGCTGCTATGCGTGATGAATCAGAAGAAGATCCTACTGAAGTGGAAGCTGGTAAATCTAGCCTTAACTACGTTAAATTAGATGGTAACGTGGGTTGTATGGTTAACGGAGCTGGTTTAGCAATGGCTACTATGGATATCATCAAATTAGCTGGTGGTGAGCCTGCTAACTTCCTTGACGTAGGTGGTACTGCTTCTGCTAAAACTGTTGAAGCGGCTTTTCATATCATTTTGAAAGACCCTAACGTTAAAGCGATCCTTATCAACATTTTCGGTGGTATCGTTCGTTGCGACCGTGTTGCTCAAGGTGTTATTGACGCTTATCAAAACATTGGCAATATTCCGGTTCCAATCATTGTTCGTTTACAAGGAACTAACGCTGTTGAAGCTAAAAAATTAATCGACGAATCTGGATTGAAGGTTTATTCGGCTATTCAATTAAAAGACGCTGCTGAACTTGTTACTAAGGTTTTAGCGTAA
- a CDS encoding EcsC family protein — translation MNNYDQLAMHELEVWKRNMQRKPSITDRLSKSVQIRMNRLIPEKVHHTITLAIKQMMRGVLTGAEFVNPKPKGEGTLQQLEEKVMERINFYSKTAAAEGAITGAGGILLGLADFPIWLSIKIKMLFEITALYGYDVSNFKERIYILHIFQLTFSSQQHRREVYKIIEDWPNYSKYLPEDIHQFDWRNFQQEYRDYIDLSKLLQLVPGIGAITGAYVNHRLTNKLGVTAMNAYRMRINKSLAIDGKMLN, via the coding sequence ATGAATAATTATGATCAGTTGGCAATGCATGAATTAGAGGTTTGGAAACGAAATATGCAACGTAAGCCCTCCATTACTGATCGCCTTTCAAAATCTGTTCAAATTCGCATGAACAGATTAATTCCGGAAAAAGTTCATCATACAATTACCCTTGCTATAAAACAAATGATGAGGGGCGTTCTAACAGGAGCTGAATTTGTTAATCCGAAACCTAAAGGAGAGGGGACTTTACAACAGCTAGAAGAAAAGGTAATGGAGCGTATCAATTTTTATAGTAAAACTGCCGCAGCAGAAGGAGCCATAACGGGAGCAGGTGGTATTTTACTGGGTTTGGCTGATTTTCCGATTTGGCTGAGCATTAAAATAAAGATGTTGTTTGAAATAACGGCTCTGTATGGTTATGACGTAAGCAATTTTAAGGAACGTATTTATATCCTGCATATTTTTCAATTGACTTTTTCAAGTCAGCAACATAGGAGGGAAGTCTATAAGATTATTGAGGACTGGCCCAATTACAGTAAGTATTTACCTGAGGATATTCACCAATTTGATTGGAGAAACTTTCAGCAGGAATATCGTGATTATATTGATCTTTCCAAGTTATTGCAGTTAGTTCCGGGCATTGGTGCAATAACCGGCGCTTATGTTAACCACCGTTTGACCAATAAATTGGGAGTAACAGCGATGAATGCTTATCGGATGCGAATAAATAAATCGTTGGCTATTGATGGCAAGATGCTGAATTAA
- a CDS encoding ferredoxin has protein sequence MVIVTLQREKCIGCNYCAELDPEHFRMSKKDGKSNLLHSIDKKGFHTVRLPHDFVFEQVEIAANACPVRIIKVSKI, from the coding sequence ATGGTAATCGTAACTCTTCAGCGGGAAAAATGTATCGGGTGTAATTATTGTGCGGAATTGGATCCGGAGCATTTTCGCATGTCGAAAAAAGACGGAAAATCTAATTTGCTTCATTCCATAGATAAAAAGGGATTTCATACCGTTCGTTTACCGCATGATTTTGTTTTTGAACAGGTAGAAATTGCAGCTAATGCTTGCCCCGTTCGAATTATAAAAGTTAGTAAGATATAA
- a CDS encoding ester cyclase → MKTFVSLFLVTMAIYACSKSPGGQANLQAKVDSLEKELTMYKEDKEKTQLYLTRFDSLDFDVYSNQKWDLLNISHDNNILVTYPDGSQTKDIATHITALKPMFVFAPDTKITEHPIKFGSGDWTCVTGYITGTFSQPMPIGNGKTIPPTGKSFKLAMCTIGHWKDGKMIEESLFWDNQTLLKQIGIAQ, encoded by the coding sequence ATGAAAACGTTCGTTTCATTATTCCTGGTAACGATGGCTATTTATGCTTGTTCAAAATCACCAGGTGGTCAAGCTAATTTACAAGCTAAGGTAGATTCTTTGGAAAAAGAACTGACCATGTACAAAGAGGATAAGGAAAAGACACAACTGTATCTCACCCGTTTCGATTCATTGGATTTTGATGTTTATAGCAACCAAAAGTGGGACTTGTTGAATATCAGCCATGACAATAATATCCTGGTAACTTACCCCGACGGAAGTCAAACCAAGGACATTGCAACCCATATTACAGCTTTAAAGCCGATGTTTGTATTTGCTCCCGATACGAAGATTACAGAACATCCGATAAAATTTGGCTCAGGCGATTGGACGTGCGTAACCGGATATATTACCGGTACTTTTTCACAGCCAATGCCAATAGGAAATGGTAAGACAATTCCTCCAACCGGCAAATCCTTTAAACTGGCAATGTGCACAATTGGCCATTGGAAAGATGGCAAAATGATAGAAGAATCATTATTCTGGGACAATCAAACATTATTAAAACAAATAGGTATTGCTCAATAA